TGAAATATGACTCATCATCTGTATCAATCCCAGCATTGCGACGGATGGAGAGGTGTTAGGTAGCGTAAGGTGTAATAATAAGGGTAATGAAGATGTAAAGATAGGTTTAGGGTTATGCTCAAATCGAAGAGAGAAAGGTAGAAAGGAGAAAAATTGCAAGAAACAAGGCCAAGCTGGTAGCGGTCAAGAGAAAACCAGTAGAGTTCAGGTGTCGTTCGTGAACAAATACGACGCCTAGAAGAGGAGGATGATGATAGTATGGAAGCCTTGAACGAGGCCTAAGTACAAGCAATTTCAGAGGCGGCAATTGAAGTTTGGGGTAAGGCACCAAGAACGCAAACAAGTAGGTTGTCCAAAGGAACAAAGGTCCCTATAAAAAGACGGCAGAGCATGAAAGTATGAAAGCTTTTTGACCAGGTCGAATTGGTGTAACTGTCGTAACTGGATCAATAAGCAGAAAATAATAGACATTGGACATATTACGTTGAAAAGATTGAAGAGGCAGCCAGAAATGGTGAAACATTGAAATTACCAAGATGGTGGCTTGACATTGGTCGTACGTAAAATAATAAATGCAGTAATAAACAGGCAAATTTCATTAGCATTTCAATGACAACAAGGTTACCAGAGGGAGTCTGTACTGAACTTTATATTACGCAAAAAATCCGCGTAACCCGATTAGAAGTAGTTGCAGAGAAGAGACGGACGTCTCATGTGTAATTATTAGTAACAAAGCTTGAAGACCTTTACAGGATATGTAAAGCGAAAAAACGGCAGGAGATGATGGAATAACAGTGGCTCTCATAAAAGGCGGCGTGAATATTGTACTCAACAAGCTTGTGATTATTAGTATGCTTTCCTCATGATGTCAAATATGCCAGAGGCGTGGGTGAATGCCAGCCTAATGTTCATGCACAAGAAAggacacgttaaagaattgaaaatttaTTTACATATTACCTTGCCTTCTCTGTTGTATACAATACATTAAAGTACTTCGAATGGAGtagggcagcacttgacttcatGCCAACAAATGAACAGGCGAATTTAGAAAGGGACATTCAAGAACAGATGGCATCCGAGTAAATAATCTGGTAATTGAAATACCGGAGGAATATAGCCAACCTTTCTGTATGACTAGAATGTGAGAGGGCGTTCtattcagtagagacaccaggAGTTATATGAAGGCATGGGGTAGTAACCGAGTAGGGGGTGCCTTCGTGAATATCCAGATTCAACAGCTATCAAAATTGTCTGCATGAAAGGTGAACAAAAAAGTGTTGAAGAAAAGGCTCTGGAAATGAGACGCAATAACCCAATTACTAATATGTTCATGCTTGCAAGAAGTATTCGAGACTTCATGATTGGAAATGATTACCTGTGAGGGACTAACGCTGGAACCGCACCAACGCTGGAAATGACTTGCAAGAAATGATTGACGATTTGAAATGGCGACGTCTAGAGGTACGTTCAGAAGGACCACCTAGAAGAGGAAAGCGCTCATTCGCGTCTGTCGTGCCTTCTTCGCGTGTGTGTgcacttatttgcgctatatctgaaagtaactagaGGTGCGTTGCAAGGTTCGTAAAAACACTGTTCAACAGCCTCACAGCGAAGCAAGTGTTCGTTACTTAAAAAAAGCCTCTTGATGCTGGTCAAGAGCATTTTAAATACCCCAAAAATAATACGGGAATGGGATTATCGAAAGAAAATCTGCCGACGAATAAAATATAGGTTTGGAGCGCATATGGCACGCACTACCGAGCCATGAATGCCAGCTCACCAATATTtccaaataagaaaaaaaagtatatgaTTAGTGCATTCTGCCCCTATACTCACCAACGGGCTAAAGCAACAAGCTTAACCAATAAACTTGAAAAGAAGCGAAGCACTGCGCAACGAGCGATGCGACGGGATATGATTAAAGTAAAGATAAGGGACAGAAAAATGGTGGTAGGTATTAAAGAGCACTCATTCTAGTGATATTTCATTTCAGATTGAAAGCAAGAAGTGGAGTTAGGTAGGTAATGTGGTACGTAAAACAGAGAACCAGTCCTGTATTAGTGCAAGGACGCTAAAGGGAGATAGATATTATTGAGGCCGGCAGAGGACCAGGTAATGTAATAGTATGGAATTTTCAGGCATTAGAGGGAGCTCTCTGACGCAAGACGAGGATAATGGGAGAGTGTTGGTTGAGGCCATGTTCATACAGTGGACACGAaggattatgatgatgatggtcacATCAGAAAGTATGACTAGCTAGTCTTGGCAGTAGCTACGCCATCGCGATTATTCGAGAAGGAGTCTTGGAAATAATTATTTTCGCTATACCGTACTTTAGAAATTTTACCGTTCCCTTTGGGACAGATATATGGAGCGTTACGCCTTCGTTTCTTGCATACCGTGCATACTGTGTGAGAATGGCGGCGTGAAGATAAGCGGCGTGGAAAGTATAGCGTCATATGCGAAACACACGTCGCAAGGTTAATGCTCCCTGACGCTTTTTGCACAAGAGGTGTTGCATAAGTATTGCCCTCTGGAGGGAGAGAAAAgcgaatgattttttttttgcccgcgtCTTCAAATAATATCATGTGAAGTGCGCGATACGCGCATACGCTCGGGCCGTCAAGCGTCCTTCAAAATGAGTCCGGTTTCTTTAAGATAAGGCGCCGCAGAAGAATAGCTGCCGTGGGAGGTATGTttaagaaggaaggaaaggaaactcTTCTGTGATACGGCCGAAGTTCAAGGGCACGTATAGTACTTTTTTGAAACGGTTGCGCAATACTACTTGCACAGACAGAAAATATGTTTTCTAGTTGCAACAAAATATGACCACATTCTATCTAATAAACAGCGCCAGAAAACGATGGCCAAATACTCAACGCTTGCTAAAGCATGAGAAACAGATGCATTGGAACACGGTGAACGCATGTATTTTGTCTACCTTTCTTTATCCGTacttgcttttttgtgtgatgATTACCAAGTGGAAAATGTACTTAATTAAACCAGGAAACCAGATGGATCCTTCTAATGCTGTTATATTGGCAATGAGATGTATCGTCTTAAAGAAGGCGTTACAttttcattttcgttttttttttcaggctcagTATTACGGCAACATAAGCATTGGAACGCCGCCGCAGACCTTCCGAGTAGTGTTCGACACCGGCTCTTCAGATCTATGGGTACCTTCGGCCAGGTGTCCCCCGGAAAGTGTGGCTTGTAGTGAGTTgcctgtgcctttttttttctgagtattTCACTCAAAAAGCATGACAGATTCGAGGCATGTCGGCGGTAAAGAGGTGTATTATTACGCATGCAATGAATATTACTGGCCATGCTGCAGTGCACGAGGGCAAACTCTAGGGCCTCCACTCACGAGAAAGTTATTACTCTAGAACTGTTTGTGAGGACTTGCGCCAACCAATTGTTATTAGTtataattaataaataaatttgaAGGTTTGAAGTACCAAATctatgatctgattatgatgcagaccgtagtgaggggggggggggagggcactgCGATttattttgactacctgggggttctttaatgtgcacccaattcatggtacacaagcgtttttacattccgcccccatcggaatgcggccacgccgcggccgggattgcacccgcgacctcgagctcagcagcgtaacgccatagccactgggctactgcGGCAGGTTGCTATTTGTGATAGCAGctagccaatggcaaacagcccTTACGAACGAAAAAATCTTTGTGAACTCGGCTTAAGGTCTTTGGTATTTCGATTAATACCTTCCCTTGCTGTGGCAGATTTCATTCAAGGTGTTTGTTTGCTATACGACGTTGCATCGTGCATCGTACCGTGCATCGTACCGTGCATCGTACCGTGCATCGTACCGAAGGTATACAGAATTCGGCCGTCAGGCTTCAATAATTGCTGGTATTTCTATACTGGAGTAGTCAAAGTTGACATTTACGGCGCTGTTATCCGCTGTGGCGCCAAGTTGGAGGTTGGCCACTTAATGAATGTTCAAGATTGCGTGATACCTCTCAATTCCTGCTTGAAACATGTAAATGAGAGCGGCACTATAGGCTTTCCCTTTTGTATTCTGTGTCAGAAATTCGTCATGTGTCGTCAGCATCAGCAAGTACGGACATTTAATAAACCGTCGTATCTGTGCCTTGCTGAAGTGTGCATTCCTCTTTGCCATTCCCCCTTTTTCTTACCTCCAGTGTTAGTAGCAAACCGGGCACTCGTACCACGTTTGTTAATTAGTGTGCGAAGAGAGAGCGAATGCATGGATAGAAAAGGCAGGCATATCGACGAGTGCGCGGTTTGCTAGCCCACACTAGGGGTAAGAAAAAGGGGGAATGGCAGAGAAGAATGCACACTTCAGCAagtattttgtttgttttaggTTTGTTTTATTCGTGAGGGAGCAATAATACATTTCCCGTGTTGTTTGTACTCTTTATTGCACCGCGTCGCAAGCAGTAACTGATTTACAAAGTTGTAAGTATTTTGTTTCTGCATACTGGCGACTAACTGCCAATATGTTTATATAGCCACGTGTCGTAACTCTCTCGCGCGTGTAGGAATATCGTGTCTTGATCTATGCGTAAAATGCCTTAGAATAAGTACTTACTGATGAAGATGGCATGGAAGAAGCCATACGCTAATCCGTATGTCGCCTCCCAGGATAACGAATTGCTCTGCTCGCGTTAAATTCACGTTATTTCCTCTGTCTGCCTTATTACTATGCGTAATGTATTGCTTGACGCAATGAGCAGCGCCGGCAAATTTGTGCGCGCGGAGCAGGGGCCCACGACCGCTATGACTGCTTCGGCTCGGAGACGTACATAGAGCACGGCGGACCATTCCTCATCAGCTACGGCAGCGGCAGCATCGTGGGCAAAGTCAGCCGGGACATTGTGGCTCTTGAAGAGTACCGAGTGCGAGGCCAGTACTTTGGCGAGGCCTGGACAATGATCGGCGACCTGTTCATCTCCTCCAAGTTCGACGGCGTACTCGGCCTGGGCTACCCGCAAATAGCACTGATGCCTGGCCTGCCTCTTTTTGACAACATGATGGCGCAGGGGGTCGTGGCACGGCCCCTCTTCTCGGTCTACATCAAGAGGGACGCCAGCAGTAGTGACGGCGGTGAGATCCTCTTTGGTGCCATCGACGACGACCGCTACGATGGGAACCTCAGCTACGTGCCCGTCAGCGAGAAGGGATACTGGCAGTTCGACGTGGACGGGTTGGTCGCCGCTTGCTCACTTCCTGGCACTTCCCCTCTTGTCACCAACCGCTTATGttgcattttcttttcattttatgATACTTTTATCTGCTCGTTTCAGTGCTCTCCGGCAGGGCTACGAAAATCATGCAAAAGTGAAACTATAAGCTGCATTGAGAGCACCAGCGGGCTGCAACAGCAGCAATCAAGCCTGACTATTGCCATTAGAGCCTATTTGTTCCCGCAATACAGTTTGGATGCCGCATTACGTGACACTTTTAGCTCAGCGGTGCGCTCTGAAACGAGCAGTCACTAAAGTAATTAGTCTTGAGGTGTCGGCTTCCGTTCGTCTCCTATTTACGCTTTTAAAAGGTGCTAGGCGGGCAGGGGCGGTAAACCAATAAGCACCTAGATTCAAATGCTTGTTTGAATTTTTCCTAGTGCGGGATGTTCAGTCAAAAGTAAGTACGGTACTACAGTTGTCATATCAATAGGTGCTGCAGTTATTCAGTAAGAATAGATTCATATCTGCTGGTCAGATGAGATTGCAGGGCGCATCACTGAGGAAATTCACAGCTATGTATGAACAAGAAGAAGGGGAACGGAGGCGCCCAATTTTTGCCAGTAACAACCATTATAGATGCAACCTATATTAttccaaggaaagcataggggacattatttgttgttttaattgaagtgtagagATGATAAGCTAAAGGGAAGGGAAAGTGAACGAAATAGCAACTTGCCACCGGTGGAAGCTggacccgcaacctccgcattacgcgtgcgttgcagtaccaattgtgctacggtgaCGCCTGTTCCCACGTACACTTTCTTGGGTATTGATGCATGTGCGCAATAACCCGAATAGTGCTTAGCCAGCGCTACTCTTGGTCAACTAATGGTTGGTTTAAGGCAGTCGAGCAGGGCAGAGAACGTATGATATTTTCTCCATTTGTCGGAGGCACCAGTAACGCCGATGTATGCCTGGTCAGCTCGGTTTGAGTTGGCTTATGTATATATCTCTGAACGCGCAGCGGCAGACGATGAGCTCAGTGGTGGCCACTACCACGCTGTAAGTGCTTTCATTGTTGGCAACAAGATTACCACCACTGTAAGGCAGTCTGGCTCAGCGGACCAAACAACCCTCACGATTGCCGTCGAAACCTACTACTTTGACCGTCGTTCGTATACGATCGAAATGAAGGAAAGTGTGAATGATTCAAGGTGTGCCCTGCCACTCTGCTCCCACAGAGGTACTACCAGTTGGTTTCTCATTACAAGCTGCCATGATTGACAGATGCAGCAAAGGCTGCGCTGCAATGTGTGGTGAATACAACATCGTGTGCTTTATTGTGTTACGAACTTCTGCAGTACACTTTCGCGTGAGTGGTAAATCTATAGGTAAGTGCCGCGGGCTTCAATCTTTGCAGTGCAGCCCATCTTGCGTCAGGTTACTTTCAGGTGATAAGAAATAAATACGACGAAAAGTGGCCACTTCGGTGAAAGCTGAAAGGTGCAACATAAATTAGTGGCCGAAATATGTTTTGTTAACATGATACCAAAGGAGGCGCACCGAGAAATCGAACTATATTTGCTGTGCAAAGCTATAATTCCTTTTTACACGCAGATGAGTTTGCACGCGAGTGTTGTAGACGACGGAATGACGTCTACTACACTCTTAATCAATCTTTACCATTAAATATTCAGCGTTGTTTTCTGAATCTTTATTTCTAAATGTTCCTTTAAATTCTCTCTTTTTTGAGCTAATATGTCGATTTAAAACTTCACGTCTATGTTCGCCGATCATTTCATGCGCATGAAAACCTGCCTTTTGAGCAATTACTTTAACAAGGGCTAACTTGCTTTTTCTTAGCAACACCTGTGATTATTTCAGTCAGTGTATCATGTTATGGCCGCTGTTTTCTTTCATCACTCGgaaactggggcgctataacgtaaagctattccaaacctttctattccaattctgcaatcagcccaccacgattggtcaaaacattttcgggccactcccaactccgcctgtctgtcacgcgacgtcacaaaaaccgcgatagctccccatctgatataacgtgtacacactgattatgcgtgattaaaccgcacaaaagaaaaataattattcctgattcgacgccttttcaccattagccctctgctactggtccaatgttttcgggctgcgccacTTCGTCTgtttgtcacgcgacctcacaaaaccgcgaaaactcaccgcgtcaaagtgacgtgtacgcgaaaaaaaaatgcattaatatgctgaacaaaactgaaaaaatttctgaatagccacagactgcgccgttccgaaaggaatcgaagaatggctgcccgccgatcggtCAGGCCCTCggtactcgcacctgccggtgagcatgtatttatttgcgcatgataaacctttttgcgtagCAGTAAAAcgctatcgagccctttcggcatgcatacgacatcgctatgccaactattccttgctgaggatccgttttagcagcattcttatcctttcgttgcacgccgccgcgattttcgaccagtcaccgcaagctagtaaggcgaagcggaccaatcggagaagccggcaccaccctcttcatgcggttatctattttcactgtgctggctcggccccatcgaaaccctgtCCGCTAGAGCGTGCCCCTCGCCTCttttcagccaattagataacaaacaccttttagtgcaggcaatgttattcgttttgaaagcgaacaaaggtgacctcctataaacgagaagagtgtttgattgggttgttcagacaacgctgcgggtcaccgcccgatgcttgcgtcggtggttacgtaaatttgacgtcaggagattagaATAAAAACACTTTGCAATAGCTTTAGGTTATAGCGCACCTGCTGTATTATCCCAGCGATGTACCGAAAGCTGTGTTATGACCGCGTCTATTTATTAGGTGAATCTGTACAAAACGGGTGCGACGAGGCACCTGCATGCAGATTTTGTTACAATAGATTGAAAAAGAGCGAACTGTTAGTGCTAGTTGGTGCTGTAAATTTATTCAGATGTAATTAGCGCTAAAAACCATGACCATCCTAAAACACTGACGTTCGTCTGCTCTCGTGTGTTCGCACACTTTTAATGCTAATCGCACTTGAGCACTTTGCTAAATTTAATTAAGAGTAATCACTAGGTCAGCTCCAAATTCCATTTACACATTCGAATATGTGAAACAGAAATACTCTCTTAGGCAGCCGCTCAACGAACTTGAATGCAATTTGTTGCATTTTTGCAATATTGTGCTACTGGAAAGATAATTTTAAATTTAGTTCCTCGTATTTTTTAACGAAAATTGACAAATTAGGCAAGGAATTGAAGCACCAAATTTACAGAACTGTATACAGTTATACATCAAGAACAGAATACCGGAATGCTCTAAATTATATGTATTACAGCAGCTGCAGTGGACCAATACGATAGGTTAGTTTGCGATTTCCACGGCAGCATTGCACTCTTGCGTGAGCTTTCAAATGTCATGGAACTGTATAAGATGTATCAACGTTGTACGGATTGGGCGTTTGATTTGGTCCAATTCACAGTACTGTGGCCCTGTTTTCAATGAAGTTTACGAATTTTTAAACTTGGTACTTCATTCTTTAGAAATTTTCTAAATTCCGGAAATATCGGCTCCTGAAAAAATTTGTTTGCAACACTCGGTAAATATTAGCTCTCTCTTTTTAAATGTAACAAATCATATCAACGTCGGTACACTGAACGGCAGAGCCTCCCTTACCATGTATTAGAAGCTGAAGAACCAAAACGTGCACCTCATCACTTATTGTAGTGTTAAACAGCTCAATGGGCTGGTCTGAAATTATTTGTTTTCCCAATAGGCTCGCGTAAATCGTGAGTGAGCTCAGAGAGAAAAATCATTTTTGCTTATCTCCATAAAAATTGctatatttgtgcattttcttgcTTCTCAGAATTCAAGTTGGATATGACAGCAGCTTCTGCCGTGGGGGTTGCCAGGCTATTGCAGACACAGGCACCAGCGCCATAACTGGCCCCGTCAACGAGATCAGACGGCTGAACCATATGATTGGTGCCACTAAGTCTTCGTACGATTTGGTATGCGATCCTTTATGCACTGTTGATACCCGCCCGAAAGGGAGAAGAAAGATGCATAAGGGGTACCAACTGGTATATGTGCTCTCGTGAATTACGTTTCACGGTGACATAAAAACTAAGCTAAATACGAGAGATAAAAAATATTCGCCTTTAACATCTGTTAAAAGAGCATGCGGATAATCTTGAAAGGTGTTCATGGCCGGGTTCTTTACTTTTATTCAGATCAAACTATACATAGGACTTGCGAATTTGACTACATTAGTAGCACTGAAGTGAAAACCATCGTTGCAAGTATGCAACATCACCTATCGTCAGCGATCGTGGACTGAGCGCAGCATAGGAAGCTTCCTATAGGTAATTTTGAGAAACTGAAACATTACGTGCTTTTCATTGTTATGCTAACAGCGTGCCATCTGACGACCTCTGACGTACTGGATGAAGTACTGGATAACTTCTGAGCGCACCCAAGCGTCTTGGGCGCGCTCAGAGGAAATAGTCTTAAGAAAAAGGCTCAGAGGAAAGGCTCAGGAGCTCTTAGGCTCAGAGGAAAAAGTCTTAGGAAATAGTCTATGATATTTCTCTCGTCAGACAGAAGCACTAATTCCTGTGTTCTGTGGTGTTGTGTCCTCCGTCACCACCGAGCTGTCACATCCCGCCAATGACTTTTTTTCCATCGGGCGAAGACATGTGCCTCGCGAAGTGAccgttttttgtttgttgttttggGGGTTTCTTTGTGATGCTTTTCTCATTGGATACTGAAACTGTGGCCCTGCCTGCATGAACACTGCGGTCAAACCGTGTTGTAGAGTAATGTGGACAGGATAGCTGATGGATTGTCGAAATACGACCTCATTCGTTATGATTAGAACCCATTTAAATCACCAAAGGTCCTTCGATTTTATAGTCAATTTTGAGCGTGGCACCCTAAGTGAGTCAACAAATGCACTAACCGGGCGCCGTGGTAGCTTGGTGGCTATTGCATTGCGCTCttagctcgaggtcacgggttcgattccggccacggcggccgtatatcaatgggggcgaaatgcagaaaagctCCTGTCCCTAGAAataagtgcacgttaaataactggtcaaaattaatccggaggcccccactacggcacTACCAGATTGtacttttggcacgtaaaacagcgAAATGTAGTTTTGATTTAGTTGAAATTTAGTTAACGAATATACTAGCAGTGTTGACGTTTTAGTGACGCTGTCGTTAGATTAAGCGACTTTCTTGTCTGTTTAGCGACAAATTTTTCAATTCTAGTCACCGGCGACATTTTTTAGCGACACGACAGAACAGCTGGCGACATTTTAGCGACTTCGAAGTTAGGAAAGTTACTTCGAAAATAGCTTTCTCTTTGGCTAGAACTTGAGCTTGCGCCATGAAAAGCCATTATTCATCTTCACCTTTCTAGTACGCATCTTATAAACATTTTGCATAATGCAGACAACCCTTTACGCAATCTTGGTTCCCGCCGCCATCGTGGAAGATAGACAT
The DNA window shown above is from Dermacentor silvarum isolate Dsil-2018 chromosome 1, BIME_Dsil_1.4, whole genome shotgun sequence and carries:
- the LOC119450286 gene encoding lysosomal aspartic protease-like, whose protein sequence is MRAAPLAPAFLVFVVGTALAQVKIRLGRMQSARENMVGNKLPLGRLWPPALGRPHGEGIITENLKNFLDAQYYGNISIGTPPQTFRVVFDTGSSDLWVPSARCPPESVACRAHDRYDCFGSETYIEHGGPFLISYGSGSIVGKVSRDIVALEEYRVRGQYFGEAWTMIGDLFISSKFDGVLGLGYPQIALMPGLPLFDNMMAQGVVARPLFSVYIKRDASSSDGGEILFGAIDDDRYDGNLSYVPVSEKGYWQFDVDGIQVGYDSSFCRGGCQAIADTGTSAITGPVNEIRRLNHMIGATKSSYDLLVVNCESLRSLPKIAFIIGGKRYVLRPKDYILQWELDGEKTCLSGFMGHDTKTSLWILGDVFLGRYYTVFDRGNDRLGFAEAR